From the Anopheles merus strain MAF unplaced genomic scaffold, AmerM5.1 LNR4000924, whole genome shotgun sequence genome, the window TTCTGCTTCTACTTCTTCTCATTAGCATAGTTGTGGCCTTAAGTCTCTGATGGAGTTCGTTTCAAACGcaattgtaaaacaaacaaacaaatacagaaattatttatttaacgcATCTACAACTGTCGATCAAACAGCGCTACTGAAAGAAAAGATCCCACCACCTCGTGCTGCTCGATCAAGCATGCAAACGCAATGATACGAGCATTGTTAGGTGCAAAAGGTAAAAAAGACTATAAAAACGCATTGAGCTGCTGCAGCCGTTGCAACACACTCGATACGGTTTACTGCAACGGTGTACACATCGGCAACACATCCAtcccccagcagcagcagcagcagcacaatggATTCGGTTCGGCAGGAAATTAGCCAGCGGTACAACTTCGATCTTCCTACCATGGACGTCTACAGGACGGAAGATACGGCCATCATGGCATGGAACTGCCGCCGAGAAGTTGCTGCGGGAGTGTTGTTACATCTTTCAGCAAGCAACTGCTAAACGAATGGTGAGTGAGTGCTGGCGGATGTGAGGGAAAAGTGTTCGGAAGAGCCAAAATCGTCCGGCAAGAAATGCCAAAACAACGATGGACCCCTCGGTCGCTGTTGCGCTCTTATCGCTTCACGCAGCAACCATCCGTCAAAAGTGCGCAccactggtgtgtgtgtaaaaaagcGCTGCGGGCAGTTCGTGTCGTGCGGCACGGTGCTCAAAACATCCAAGCAGTCGTGCTTGTACCTACGGAAAAGGATTCTACCTAGCAAACGTGTACCGGAAGCAGGAAGTGGTCACTCTATCGCAACTAGAATTAGCGTGTTGACGGTGTTATTGTGCCAGTTTGGAGCGGAAATGGAAGGTTCTACTGCTACCGTGCAGCGGCGGGAAGTGCCAATGAACCATCTTTTCGATGGCGGTGCGCTGAACGTATACGATCAACAGGTGGCCAACCTGTCGGCCGGTGCACCGGGGCCGGATTTGCTTGGCAAGAGTGCGCAATTCTTTCAGCAAGCTACCGAAGAGCGGATCGTAAGTAAGAGGCGATGTAGAATACCGCAATCACATGCTTACTGTACGGGTTGATTGTGCGTGAATTTGCGATAAGAGATTAGCGGGCGGGGAGAACAGAACAAGTACGGGACGATTTATTTCGCTTCTAAATCATTTTAATAATCTCAAATCACTGCCAGTGCTTGAATaagtttttgaaatattttaaaccagTCATTTCTGTCTATTTTACCATACAAATCTGTACTTTATTAGTCAATTGCTTACGTGCGCACTTAAATAATACAACATAAAATCCCCCTTTGGCCCACGCTTCCTACTTAACGGCGGTACCGGTAGCGCTTGAAGTGGAACCATAGCTGGAAAATGTTGTTCTGGAACTGGCACCGGAACCCCCGCTTGTAGCTAAACTCCCACTCGCGGTTCACAATCTTAAACGCAATGTCCTCGTACGGTGGCCCAGCATGAAAGCGCAGCGTCGCAAGTCGCCATTATCCGAGCACGGGTCAGGAAGTACTGTGGCGTCGTGTTCTTGTTGATCAGATCCGGGATAGAAGATGTTAAACTTGTAGCCCTGCACAATCTTCGGCGGCGGATTGTCCATATCGTAATGCGTCTGGTTGTACTTGTTCCACTCGAAGCCGGTGTGGACACGATTGAAGTAGCGTGGTTTGCGTGGCCGATACTTGTCCGACCACAGGTACACTTGCGAATCGACACGCGTTTCGACGGAAAATTCGGCCTCATCGTTGTCCATGCCGCGGCGTGCCTCCTTGCGCAGCAGCATCTCCTCACGCGAGTACAGCTCCTCGTCCTGGTTGATGCCGAGCACCTTCTGTCGCAGCAGATCCAGTATCTCTTCGTCCTTGTCTTCGGTGATGATTTCGATACCGGGCTCCAGGTCACCAGGTTGCAGGTACTTCGGCTCGTACCCACCCTTTTGTACTGCTCGAAGCACTCGTTCAGCAGGTCCGATTCGTAGGTGTCTTGCGTGGGTTTGCTCGGTCCGGCCGCTTCAGTTTCGGACTGGACGGCCGCACTGTCCCTCGAGGAGGAGTCGTCCGCTTGTCCCAGCCCGGACGGACCCGCCTCATCATCTTCCGACTGTACCTCCTTCTTTACCTGCTGCTCTTGCTCCTGCTTCAGTAGCTCGAGCTTGCTGCGCAGGTTCTCCTGGTGCCGATCGCGCAGTCTCGCCCGTGCCATGTGTGCCTTCAGCTGGGACAGCAAACTCTCCCAGTAGCCTATGTCGAGCCCGTCCTGCTGGCTGCCAATTTTGTCCTCAATCTTCTTCTTGAGGTCTTCCAGCTGTTGGGCCGTTTTGCCTCGAAAAATCTGCGTCACATCCTTCGCCACGCTCTGGTGGATGCCTTCGCGACGCCCGGCTGCAATGCGCTGCTTTTCCGCCTCCACCTTGCGCAGCTTGTGAATTTCATCGTCCACGATGATGGTTAGATCGGTCCAAAAGTCCAGATTTTTCCCTTTCTCTAGCTCGTTGTACACCTTGATGTCGACCAGCAGGTCCTCCAGATCGTCCAGCCCCAGCCCGTTCAGGTACGTGTACGGTTCGTGCATCTGCATCTCGATCGATTCCTCCAGGTTTTGCTCCGAGATGTACTGGGCGAGCAGATCGATCGGCTTGGCCCGCCCGTCCTGTATGCGGATCTTGCTGCGCAGCTTCGCCTGCTCCAGATGGAACGTTCCTCCTGCCGCTGCCACTCGTCAAACTGGGCCGCCTCCTTCGAGCGCTGCATCAGATACATATCATcttcccgctgctgctgctggtgctccCGCTCCAGCCGGcgcttttttatcttttccaGCTCGATTACATTCTCGAGCTGCGTTTTCCTATTCAGTGCCTCGAGCTCGCGCCGTGAGATGTCCTTCAGGCCCTGCTTCTCGAGCTTCTTCTTCCACACGAACGGGGCGGACTTTTCACTCTGTTCACCCCACATCGTGCTGGAGGAAAAGGTAAGGAAGGTGTTGTTACTTGAAATCTATGGAAACTTTTTGGTTTTTTACTAATTTTCACGTACTTTTTCACGACACGGGTGCTGTGGCTTGTTGAACTGTAAAACAAACTGTGTTGATTCGCTTGAGAGCTGTCATgtccagtgtggccagattattttggcagaTGTCTGCCGTTCCAAAGCCCGTTTTCAcaaatattcgtgaaaatgcaaacattgattttggTCCTATTTTCAGCAGGCTATGTTCCTATTTTTGGCAtcgcgaatacgggtcagaaaatatttttatcaacGAGAATaagtataaacaaatatttaaagcaTTTTATCACTCTTGCTTTGCAAAGATAGGTGTTAAAAAGCATGAAGcttttataattaatttatgaAGCTTATTTTGACAACCTTTTTGATATGACAGAGCATGGTGTGATACTTCGTATATAAATAACAAATGACAAATAACTTTCACttaaaaattgtgttttgtgatattttttcCCGCATTTGTGCATATTTACTCTTTTTAGTtaacctgccgaaaataggtacaccaccgacaaaccgacgtgacacttgcGTTATAAAACTTTCCCATACAAAATTACTGTCATTTGCAATATAGGCGATCACTTCTGTCAAAACGAGCTCTGTTCGCGGCTGCTTAGAtggaaacaacttttctaagtACAAATGGCGGAGGAAGTGTTAGGCaagattttataaaaataattggataaaataccaataaaaatcatttgatgGGTTTTCAAATCAATACAAATTATGTGAGAAGTGGATAAAATATTCCTCGTTGGAAGCTGAGGAGAAACGCAAAAGGTggttttttccattttgttcgaaggttcacgtcggtttgtcggtgggtACAATGCCGAAAACTGGTTCTGTTACCCTAGTGATTTCCATGTGGAGATAATACATTAAATGATTTGGGAAATGGTTTTATGACTTTTCGGTCAGCATTATGAATAAAtttgtgattttcggtagttttagggtggtcatctgtgaatcggtaggcaaATCAAAattcggtaggaatacagataaatcggcatttctggtcactctggtcATGCCATGAATGCTGTCAAAAGGCTGGCAAATGGAGTATTTCGCAAATTAACATGTAGAGGGCGTTGCTTTCGTAGCGTTTCACGCTGGAAATGAGCGTAAatgaaaactatttcaaaatcgGATATAAAATACGAAGAATAATCCTTTATACAGATCTTTTACGTTTATATTGTACTTATTGTATTACACAACAGCTTTAACGGTTATTTTTGTCTGTACTGCATACTAAACCACgtgtttgctttattttaatttattccagAAATACGAGCTGAAAAATTCATCCTTCCTCTTCCAATACGGTCCATCGATTGGGACGACGGAATTTCGCAAATCGCTCGCCTCCTTCCTCGCCGACGGCTATCGGAGCGAGGTAAACATGTAAGTGATACCGGTTTGATGCTACTGCCCAATTCGGCTATCAGTGTGCCCGGGTTCGGGTCGGTTGTACTATCAGGCAGTTGATTCATCGCTCTCCCACCACCCACTTCTTTCCACACACTCAATCAGGTCCGATCTGGTTCAAACCAGTGGTGCGACGAACGGGCTGCACCTGATACTCTCCACCCTGGTCGATCTGGCAGGCGTAATATTCGTTGACGAGTACACGTACATGATAGCGCTCGAAACCATCGCCCAGTTTAATACCATGAAAATAGTACCAGGTAGGCGTTGAATCTTATCGCACAGCTAGCAAGGGAAGCAAGCGGAAGTGCACTCACTTCctacccccctcccctcacTCATTGTTAAATGTGAGTTTTCTATTTGTCCTTCGGGAGATTAGTGCCCTCGACGAGGACGGCCCTAACCTCGCCACTCTGCAGGCGCTGATCGATCAGCACCGGTTCGAGCCGACGAAAGGGAAACTATTTTGGGGCGTTTATTACACGATGCCGACGTTCCACAACCCGACCGGTATCGTCTTCTCCGAGGGTAAGTGTGGCAAGGCGccaatgcgtgtgtgtgtatgtgcacgaTGAGAATTGCTGATAATGAAAACCCGCCCCAAATAATGCCGCTGGGTATTATTCCCCATTTTACTTGTTGGAATTGCATggattttgttcttctttttggttCACTTGATGCACAGCAAAGTGTCAACAGCTGATAAAACTCGCTCGCGCAACCGACATCTTGATTGCGTGTGACGACGTGTACAATTTATTGCACTACGCTGATCCGGACGCGCCGCCGCCAAAGCGCCTGTTCGCGCGCGACATTGCCGACCTGGGCCGGGTGGAGGGATGGCGCGGCAACGTGATCTCGAACGGATCCTTCTCAAGATCCTGTCGCCCGGCATACGGCTCGGCTGGATGGAGTGTCCTCCGCGCTGTGTCGAAGCATTCCGCAACAGGTAGGACGGGGGGCGTGGGGGGGTTCGTCGCCTACAAAAGGGCTTTGGGTTCTGAGGAGAATGATTTAATGCatgcaaattttgtttttcccaCCCTCAGTGGAGTGCTCATGAGTGGAGGTGCAGCCAACAACTACACCGGCGGCGTAGTGGCCACCCTCATCCAGATGGGCTTGGCACGGCGACAGCTGGACCACTACCGCACCAACTACGCCGCACGGCTGGGCGCGATGGCGGAAACGCTACAGGCGCACCTTCCCGCCGGCTGCAGCTTCCGCAAACCGAACGGCGGGTACTTCGTGTGGATCCGCTTCCCATCGCACATCGACTGTGCCGAGTTTAATCGGTACTGTTTGGAGAAGTATCGCGTTTCCGCCATTCCCGGCGTACGGTTTTCCTTGCGAAGGAGGCGCGCCACTTTCTGCGCCTCACGTTTGCGTTCCACGAGCCGATTATCTGCGTCGCAGCGTGCGGACACTGTGTGAGGCGGCCGGGGAGTATCTCGAGATAGCTGCCAGCACAGCGTAGCTTCCCTAGCCCACCGATCGACTTCTTGATCGACGCAAATCTGTTATCTGTGCGATACTTTACGACAGTACAGAGCAAAAGCAGCTACGATATAAAGCATCACAGGCAAATACTATTTATagatctgtaaaaaaaaataataataataaatgaaacgaCCCCCCATGTATATCGGTGGCAGAAAGATTGCACGTTATTTACACTTTATTACCCGCCCTGTGTTTGAAGTTGCTGATTGATGCAAACGGCCCAGTCGCGAGTGCGCCGGCCAGTACGCTCGAATTTGCGCTCGCTCGCTCCGTCCCAACTGTCACGTGTTTGGCGCGCACGCATTGCGCCCGGAGCGGGGAACAAGTGGCCCAAAGTGGCTGGCAAACATTGTTCGTAGGACCGCGTAGGACTGTGTGCAGCGTTGTGCATTGAATGCAATCATCTCTTTGGCGAAGATGCATGCGCGCTCTTGGTACGCGAAGATGATGACGCGATGGGTGTCGGCCGCCGCGGCTTGTTTACGTTGTACGTGGGAAATGGAATTTTTTCCACCAAACGATCGGTTCGCCAGGAAATGGAAGGTTTAATTAAGCGAGTGTAGGTGGCCTATACCGAGGCGCCAATGTTTTGGAATTGTATCGCACTAAATTAAGACCGATAGGTGGAAGGATTAAAGGTCTGTATGTGTTGAAAGCGTGACGCCATTAAATCATGCCAATGAGATTTCAACTGTTTTGATCGTTGAATTAgaataattataacaaaacatcaacaaaccggaatcagtttcctgaatcgattccggaatcggctccggaatcggaatcgactccggaataggctccagaattgattccggaatcggctccagaattgattccagaatcggctccggaataggaatcggttccggaatcgactccggaatcggttccggaatcgaaatcggctcaggaatcggaatcggttccggaatcgaagtCGGCTCTCGAATCGGAGATGGCTCATAAATTAGAATCGGCTACCAAACGGAGTCAGTTTCGGCATCGCCATAAAAAAAGGCGCTTGGGTCCAATCATACTACGTATTGATGACCgcaaaaatccaaatttactagtaaaagatccattctcatggagattcccggactgatttcgctccggagccaactccggaatcggctccggaatcggctccagaattggctccggaattggctccggaatcggctccggaatcagctccgcaatc encodes:
- the LOC121603207 gene encoding LOW QUALITY PROTEIN: cactin-like (The sequence of the model RefSeq protein was modified relative to this genomic sequence to represent the inferred CDS: inserted 4 bases in 4 codons; deleted 1 base in 1 codon), which encodes MWGEQSEKSAPFVWKKKLEKQGLKDISRRELEALNRKTQLENVIELEKIKKRRLEREHQQQQREDDMYLMQRSKEAAQFDEWQRQEEXFHLEQAKLRSKIRIQDGRAKPIDLLAQYISEQNLEESIEMQMHEPYTYLNGLGLDDLEDLLVDIKVYNELEKGKNLDFWTDLTIIVDDEIHKLRKVEAEKQRIAAGRREGIHQSVAKDVTQIFRGKTAQQLEDLKKKIEDKIGSQQDGLDIGYWESLLSQLKAHMARARLRDRHQENLRSKLELLKQEQEQQVKKEVQSEDDEAGPSGLGQADDSSSRDSAAVQSETEAAGPSKPTQDTYESDLLNECFEQYKXGGYEPKYLQPGDLEPGIEIITEDKDEEILDLLRQKVLGINQDEELYSREEMLLRKEARRGMDNDEAEFSVETRVDSQVYLWSDKYRPRKPRYFNRVHTGFEWNKYNQTHYDMDNPPPKIVQGYKFNIFYPDLINKNTTPQYFLXPCSDNGDXATLRFHAGPPYEDIAFKIVNREWEFSYKRGFRCQFQNNIFQLWFHFKRYRYRR
- the LOC121603209 gene encoding LOW QUALITY PROTEIN: uncharacterized protein YER152C-like (The sequence of the model RefSeq protein was modified relative to this genomic sequence to represent the inferred CDS: inserted 3 bases in 3 codons); translation: MEGSTATVQRREVPMNHLFDGGALNVYDQQVANLSAGAPGPDLLGKSAQFFQQATEERIKYELKNSSFLFQYGPSIGTTEFRKSLASFLADGYRSEVNMSDLVQTSGATNGLHLILSTLVDLAGVIFVDEYTYMIALETIAQFNTMKIISALDEDGPNLATLQALIDQHRFEPTKGKLFWGVYYTMPTFHNPTGIVFSEAKCQQLIKLARATDILIACDDVYNLLHYADPDAPPPKRLFARDIADLGRVEGWRGNVISNGSFXKILSPGIRLGWMECPPRCVEAFRNSGVLMSGGAANNYTGGVVATLIQMGLARRQLDHYRTNYAARLGAMAETLQAHLPAGCSFRKPNGGYFVWIRFPSHIDCAEFNRYCLEKYRVSAIPGVRFSLRXEARHFLRLTFAFHXADYLRRSVRTLCEAAGEYLEIAASTA